In Aquila chrysaetos chrysaetos chromosome 24, bAquChr1.4, whole genome shotgun sequence, the genomic stretch AtctaaaacatgttttgcatTACTGTGTTGGTTATTATTTGCCTTGATTTTATGCACTAGTGACCGTTGTACAGGAAGAGGAAAGTCAGCAGTCCCTTCCTAGCCAGCTAAACCTGTGACAAAGCCAGGAATAAATTCCTTTAGCTTCACAGGCAAGTGGCAAGGCAATGCAGGGATGTCTCTTTATCCCTCTGCCATGCAAGGCAACAACTAAAGTATGTTTCTCTGAATCACTGAAGAGTTAGAACATGCTTTATGGATACCaccaggaaagagagaaaaagcagagctttcCAACAGATGACAGTGCAGAGAACTACATGCACCTGGACAGCACCTCCGGGCAGCTGATCTCTTTGGAGGATCAGCAAAAAGTTGTaaaaacagcagctgagcagctgctcaACCTACTCGCAGGGATTTGTGTAGCTCCTGCCTCTGTGATGTCCTGGTTGCCTCTGGAATCTCTTTGAGCAGCCGGGCTTCTTCTAGCCGCTTCACTGCCCTGTGAAGAGGAAAGGTGGAGTAACAAGCCCTTACATTTTCCCTGCCCTGATGCCAGAAACAGgtctttccccccttttctcccaAACTGGGCTAATGCTACAGTCAGTCATCGACAACTTAAGCCCTAAGCTCACTGGACTTATCTACCAGTGTATGTCCCCCATTCCTTTGATTTCAAATTTCCTACACTACCTGCAGTGGGATTAGTTGCTGGATTTTACAAAAGGTTTCATCTGCCTCCTTCATTTGTACTGTTTTGTCTCACCTGGGGAGCGAGTAGTTAGCAAGCCACAGCCTCGCTGTTTTCAGACTGCGTGGTCCTTCGTGGTACCAGGTTTGCTGatactgtaagaaaaagaacaaactgaagTAAAAGCTACTGGGATACTACTCTTCCATTCAGTTACCTTAGATGACCTCCTCTTAGTACGTAAGTGCCACCACAGCATCTGCTCTTAAATCTTGCTGTGTTAAGGCCtctttttaatggcattttgCATAACTATAAGCCCTAGAAAAAGGGATTAAGAGAGACCAAACTCTCTGCCTTATAGATCAGATCCTGACATGCTACCATTTCACTTGAGAATATTCCAGTTGAACACTAACTCATTTTTACTTGATAACGTacagctccctccttcccagtaaaaagaaagcccagagctgcagaaatTGTCCTTATTTCTTAAACTAACCCAcaaaaataataaggaaaaaacgGACTCAGAAAAAGAcgggagaagcagaaagaaagaagaatcaaAGGCAGAAACAGATGCAGTAGCAggaacttatttttttcttcccaagtaggaagacaaacaacaacaaaggaCTTACTATACTAAGTAACAGTACAAACGTCCCAGCTCCTGTTTTATATGCTGTCTGCATCATGGAATTTGGCCTGCAGTACAAGCCAGACTTAACGCTCCTGACTTAGATAATACATTGCCACAGTTTTGCTAAAACGGGCAACACAGAAGGCACATGAAGGGATGACATGAGAATCCACAGACTGACCAAAATCAGGAGTCCTGGACATAGCAGAGACCATCAAAGTAAGGTATCTTGAAGGGTATCATACATATCTCCCTCAGCCCTGAGAGAACAAGAGAGACCATTACCTCCTCTTTGGACTTTTTAGACCTGTCGTCATCTTTCCTGGtcttttttaatgcatctgTGCCAACCACCGAAAGGATATTTCTTaatctggaaagaaacacaTTAAGTCGTATTCACTCAGTGAATTCTCAGCTAACCTAACAAATCACTGTCAGCCATTCTTTCTTTGTTAACATTCTTGCTGCATTGTAATGAGGCACCACTGACCGCCAGCACTCGTTGCACCCCAACTACAAGGAAAATGTCAGGAATTTGATAAACTGAGGGCTCCCAGTTTGCAACACTCAGGGCAGACAcagcacctctccctcctttctgcaGGACCTTCTCCAAAGAGCGTGATGGGCTCCCCAAGTGCTCGCAAACAGGCTTTCACTTCAGAGTCATCAGTGGACACGTTGATCTGCCGGGCTCTCTTCCTGCGCTCAAACTCGGCCAGCACTTCCGCCTGCCGCTCACTCATATGGTCTTCGAGATCAAAGACCTCACCtgaacaaaaaatgaaactgttagATTGAAAACAACAATTGGATGAGAGATCCCTCTCAGACGGGAAGATCTAACGAAAGAGCCAACAGTCCAGGCACCAGTCTCAcgttttttactttaaattatgCTCAAAGTTGATCAGAGACATGAAAGTGTCACATTCcagagcaagacagaaaaaaacaggtagTTAAACATTCTCACCGCTGCTTATGTTGATGTTGCCAGCCTCGATTGCAGCTTTCATCCCCTCTTTTCCCAGCAGCCCTGATTCTCCTTTTGCCAGAcgctccctttccttctcctccagacTGCCATAAAAGATGGGGGCTCTTTTGGGTGGAGGAGCATCGCTCTCTTCTGCGGGCTTGCTCTTTGTGGCCTAGAAGGTAAAGGCAAAATTTTAAGTGTCTTTTGGCTACAAAGGAGACAACAAACAGCTTGGCTGCGCAAGAAAGCAGTGCTCTGCTAGAGAAAGTTTGTACATGCATCATGAAAAGATCCCGAAATTGTATGTGAGATGTTAACCTTGCACAGTAAGGCTATGCCCCAAGTGCAAAGATCAAAAGTAAAATGCCACAGTAAACAATTTGCTTAAACTAGACTGTGTTgtcttctgttcctttcttaTCTGCTCGGACCTCATTTTTAAGGCTCTTGGTttttggaggtggggggggtgtgtgctggttttttttaatgtttttaaaaaaaaacaaaaaaaaacaactttagaAGATGAAGCTTTTCCTAATCTTGTGGAACAAGCCCCAGAAAAGGCACGAGCAATGCTGCTGGCCACCTCTTGGTGCCCTtgctggaaagcagaaggagaTGGAAGGCGAACAGCCCCTTCCTCCCAGGAGAGAAGCGTTACAACAGAcctttcaagaaaaattaaaggattCTGGAAAAAGGCGGGGAAGCACCGTAAACCCTCCAGTCGCGGCCCTCTGAATGGCTCCGGTGTCACCGTCAGCAGGGGTTGTCTCCCCACACCGGGACCTCTCCGCCACGGCAAACCCCACACGCCCAAAAGCAAACGCGAGCCCCCGGGTCGGCCTGCGGCCTCTCCCCGCTCCTCCGGACCGGTACCGCCCCCGTCCAGGTAACGGGCCCGGAGCCCTCCCCCCTCTCACTCcgtccccgtcccgtcccccccacCAGACGCCCACCTCCGCAGGCGCGGGGGCCCGCACGGCGGGCCGGGCGCCGCCGCGCGCCGCCGGTGCCCGCGTGGAGGCCATGACGGCCGCGCAccgggaggggaaaggaggccAGCCGCCAAGCCGCCGCGCACTGCCTCCGCCGCCTCACAACCGCTTCCGGGGGACGCGGGGCACGCCGGGAGGCGCGGTGCGAGTTGGCGGCTGGACGCGCGGGGCACGCCGGGAGGTGTGGCCCGGGGAGGGGACGCGGGGCACGCCGGGAGGCGCGGTGCCCGTTAGCGACAAGACGCGCGGGGCACGCCGGGAGGCGCGGTGCCCAGGCGGGCTCGGCCCtcgcccggcggcggcggctgagaggcggagcggcggcgggtcGCGATGCTGCGGCGGAAACCGACGCGGCTGGAGCTGAAGCTGGACGACATCGAGGAGTTCGAGAGCATCCGGAAGGACCTGGAGGTGCGAGCGGggccggccgcggccgcccccggggGGCCTGTCTCCCCCCGCCCGGCAGCGCCCTGACGCGGCCCTTTTGCCCCGCAGAGCCGCAAGAAGCAGCGGGAGGACGCGGAGGTGGCGGCGGCCGgcgaggaggcggcggcggcggcggccatcGCGCTGGGCGCCGACCACAAGAGCCG encodes the following:
- the CDC26 gene encoding anaphase-promoting complex subunit CDC26, with the translated sequence MLRRKPTRLELKLDDIEEFESIRKDLESRKKQREDAEVAAAGEEAAAAAAIALGADHKSREQIINDRIGYKPQPKAGGRAAHFGTFEF